The genomic DNA AAAGCTCCTTCCTTCATTCTTCCTCAGTGTGATTCAACCCCGCTGCCTCAAACAACACTACAGAAACTCATTCCTACTGTTTTATAGAGAACAGTACAGTAACTACTTGTTCTACGACAGCAGATCACACCTATTAGCCAAACCATCCCAcacatatttttgtattatacCTTCATGCAGCAGTTTCTTAGATTAATAGTGGACATATTTATCAACACAATTTGCAGTACTCTGCAAAACGTCAGTCTTAATTTTACTGTTTCTTTTAAACCAACTTCGTtgctacttttttaaaaatcactgtTGTATTTGTAAATCTTTGCATGTGCATTTATTAGCGTCCGCACTAGGCATCTGTGGCACTCTGTTTATTGTACACTGcagtatttttattctttgtccAGCTGCTCTAACACAACAGTTTTCCTTGTGGGATCTATCTGGACCAATAGAAACACCCATATTCACAAGTAGAGTGTGACCATGTGGAGAGAATGGAACTGATAAATCACACAATAGATCGATGCAGCATGAAGCATCCCAAAAATACACAGGCCCACATTAGATAAAAACTATTATTGATCAGTTTGAGAATAAAGTTGAAATCCGTTGGTGTCAAACTGATTCTCAAAGCAGCGTTCCGGGATCACTGCTGGCTTTGGGCGGGCACCTGTCCGTTCACGTCAGAGCATGGGGTAGATGTGGACGGacgtgtatctgtgtgtgtggggcTAGGCCTGGGTCTGGGGGTCAGTTATGGGCACATAccagtagggctgctcaattaatcgaattttaatcacgattacgatctgggctttcaacgatcattaaaaatgactgagccgattattagcccctccctcatttatccgcgacaccttaaaggccggtccgtgaaaatattgtcgggcataaaccggtccgtggcgcaaaaaagggtggagaccgctgattaagaggacccgagggaagctcggaaagctaagcagaagttatttggagagtgactgccgttggttgaaaagagaggttaaaaaaaaaaaaacttcagtggtgttgcacactattttatattatttttttaaagtcattgttaaccctttaaagccggtcagagcagcacgctccgttttgcgtaactatttttaaatccctgtagaacctgaaccgtgtaagctagcgcaataatttgttttgcatatgaaaccggaggagttgtacttacatctgatgccatcagcttgtccttggtcacggtttccttccacatatagctttgcaaaaattgcataaaaagcgcttgcatgaacaaaaacataatattccagaaacacgctttgccgttcctatcagctgttcgtaacacttcccacagtgaaatgatgcacatgctgttttctttgcaaatttgcatcatagaatgttttttgtttttcctgcagtatataaaaattgctgtatctccaaaataaaactatgaagacactcaaaataaatttcctgtggtgggaaactattttttgcaactttattgtatttaaagttttgagggataaacctcttaaacttctccaagtagaaatatatgtaaacaaaacaaaagcgattttcaattttttttgtagtttattgcacttttttgcaatttatgtaattactatgcacttaatgcatacatattattaaaatatgggctataacagttgtattgatgtatagcaacttgaaatgctcccacaaatggcactacagcatgtaaaaaaataatataagctctggtggacttggttccatagtaggtcttaaagggttaaataaatatcgtcaaataatcgtgatctcaatttcagtgaaaataatcgtgattatcatttttgccataatcgagcagccctacataCCAGTACACTGCAAAACACAGCAGGCTGaaaagcttttgttttcttaCCAGGCTCATTGGTCATAGCAGACCAGGTCAGGTACATGGTGTACAATGTCACCAGAGAAGACTGCAACAGGCCAGACCTGGGCTGGGACTCCTGTACATGACACACCACACATCAGTTATCTCTAATTTCTAACAACAACTTTCATACATGACACATTCTGAATTATATTAGGCGACACCTCCATGACTCCATCATCTCATGTCTGACTCATCTTGCTATAATTCATGCCATTATTCTTTTAGTGTTACATTGCATAACATCACTTCATAATAAAGCCCTACATATCCTGTCATGTTAATATGATTAATGCATCTTACTACTACATATAAAAGCTGAACATGTCGAGTCATCTAATGTACACAAGAAGTGGTGTGAACCTGGATCTGTGGCAGGATGGACATGACGGAGGCAGCGATGCAGAGGAGCATGTTGATGCTTATGAAGACCTTGTTTTCAGTGCAGCCATCAGAGTGGGTGTAGTAGACATAGAACATGACCAGAGACACCAGAGACAGCAGGTAGCTGACTGTGGTgactgacagcagagctgtgaacatacaaaaacaaagaaacctcATTAACATAGAGTTGTGTTAATCTTTTCCAGCTGATGGAAACACCACCTTGAATTGTTTACTTGTCATATAAAACAAATACACCCAAGCGTACACCTAATTATTTCTTGTGACTGTTGTTTTATgtaataacataaaaataagtCTTAAGTAAATCCTATTTTTCCAGCTATGaccaaaacatttttgtctgcacTTCAAATCTATTAGATCAAAGACAGAGCTCTTTAGTCATCTCCACAAGTATCCTCTATCACTTGTCATCATACCTGCATACCAACAGCGAGAGTTGCCCTCCTCCATCTTCTCCACCCAGGACTCGTTCCAAGAATGGGCAAAGTCGATGAGTAAAACAAGCTGGATAAGGATGAAACAGAAGGCCCCCGCCATACCGATGTAGAACCACACTGTGGATCAGAGTGAGAGAAAGAACGTCACACAAAGGACACTAATATAATGAAACCTCCAGTTTAGTGTGAGATGAATAGAGAGCTTTAATCTGGCACATTCACATTTCTTTATTCTTGTCCTTTAATGTGCACTGTAAAATGAaacaaggtgtgtgtgtgcaatcaaTGATCAATGTAATCAATTGGACTAAGTGAGAGTGAACCAAAAACAGTTACCAGTAGTGAAGGGCCCTTCTGAGATGAAGAAGGATCCAACAGTGATGGCAACAGCTGCTGCAAACTTGAAGAACCAAAACCTGACAAACAGAACATAAAGAAATTAACAATCAGATTACTGCTGAAAACGTTTGCAGATGTTGTCATTCAAGTACATTAATGGTAACATGTTTTAAACGTGCAATGATGGACATCAGGAAACTGTGAGCAACACATCTGGTGCtgtgctatttaaataaaactgaatttaattgaaaatgCTTCTTATATTCATGAAAATAATCACTAGCTGCAGTCCTAAGTGGGATGTTCCGCAGTAAAGATGGCCTTTCACTCCCTGCTGCTAGTTTTGATGTGAGCTATAACAACAACACGTTCCAGCTTGTCACATGTTCTAATAACATGATATGTTTGGCATGTTTAAAGCAGGTAATcaataggggtgggtttttataatcgatttattgattaaaatcgattctggcttggataacgtaaaatcgattcattaaaatcctgaatcgattttttaatattaatgtatTTTGCCCGAagtgccagaatctcaggtgaaagatcacaaaatttcaacaaccaccaaacagctaagacagtaaatgagagcaggaacacgacttctgcacaaagatgtaaacacacagcgggacccgcggatcagaatcagtgagatgtcgcctttctcacctgacggcacggacacggtcggggctgaaagccgacggctgctgattctgatccgcgctGATCATATGGCTGTTAgtttaatttaaactttttaaaattaagcaaaatgcaaaacgcttagccgtgtctctaataaaacagctgtaacttcagaggtaatgttcatgtgttgattaatggttttctttcgtttttgatgtactgcagaatattttttataaaatcccaggccaggaaaatcaccttcatgtttttctgtgttttatcttcagctactttgacacaaaggcatctgctgtgatgctcacacctttgataaagtcttgcgtgtgtcagcttccttttaatagatacaaaaatatgtaaatgtactgatctgaattataatatttctgactgtcaaaatttcccagattcaaatcgaatcgaattaaatcgaattgtggatcgaatcgattcgggaccttgtgaatcggaattgaatcaattctagaaatcagtgacgatacccagccctagtaatCAATCCATCAAATCTCAATAAAACCTGACTTTGTGTCATAGCAGACATGATGTGGAAGATGGACATGCTGACTCACCCGTTGTGGAGTGCAGCACGGGGGTCTTTACTGCTCTTGACTTTGATCATGAGCAGAGAGAAAAGCAGGAAGAACATAGCCATTCCGAAGCAAACACGGTACACGGCCTTGTAGCCAACCAGCACATCACAGTTCACATGTCCCTCCACACCAGGAATAGACGAACCCCTCCCTCCTTCACAGAAACCTGGAATCTAGAGCAACATAAAAAGAGACAATGTATACAGGTGTGTCGTAGTGCAGCACCCGCCACGAAAGGGCAAAGGAGCCACTGGATGCAACAGAGGCACTGTACTGCGAGCCAAAGAAAATCCACAGAGATCCCACAGGTCAATTATCCACCTGTCAAGTGCAGGCTGGACATGAGCTAGCCAAAATTATCCTTTAACATGTTGCATTTTGTACTCAAACGACGTGTCGGTCATACAAACACCACCACTGGATACATCAAAGCTAATATTTGCCTCTTTTCTAACTTTTCTTTTGGTCAGATATGTCACGCTTAGATATTTTAGAGCAAACACATTTcagtattagacaaagataacctgagtCAATAGAGAGCAAtttaaaatgatgatttcatttattaagagaAAAGTTATCTGAACTGAATCTGTTGTAGTTGCTTTTGTTTTAAGACAATTAGTGTTGCTTAATGTCACTAACACAACTGCTTGCACAAGGCCATACAAAGCTATCTTGAAAATGGAAATTGGTCTGGTTCTTATACAGCGGTCAAAGTGCTTGAGCACACTTgggttatgcagcaggacaatgacccaaagcacAACAGCAAGTGGTGGTTCCAtctctccagtctgcatgccaaatatccgcATTCATTGGATGCATGTGTGTAAAtgttaaatggaaaaaaatagagCTAGATAGATCCAGCATAGAAAAAcgtagaaaaaagtgcttgggtGAAAGAGACAAGTTGAATAAAGCAccgagtgctcaggtagagtacaaaagtgctacataagaaccagtccaatGATCATTTGACTAGTCAAACCTGGACTTAAATTTAACCAAGGTCATGAACTTAAAATCCTCCTTTGtcgctgaattaaaacaattctgcaaagaggGGGCAAaagttcctccacagtgatgtggtACACTCACCGTCAGTTATCACAAAACAAGGAGGATGCAATCAGTTATTACGTTTGAGGGGCAATAACTTTTCCATTAGAGCATTTGTAGCTTTTCCATTAAATCaaattatcatttaaaaaaaatttacatttacttggATAATCTCTGTCAATGTTCAAATGTGAAAAATTAGTGATGTTTGCGACTAGCCGACTAATCGTTGTCACTATTTGGTACCAGATTTGATGCCTAATGCTGGTAAATTGTTGGATCATAAATGTtatgcagccatctgccactaGATGGAGCACTGttgaaaaaacaccaaaaatctGTTATTCTAATAGTGATGGCCTGGATTGAGACAGCTATACAAACGGCGGACAATGGCTTTCTTCGAAGGGCGGATGGTCTCTCCCTTTGCGAGGCTGAGGAGTTGGATCATTATGGAGGAGTTCAGAGTAGAGTAGCTGCAGCTCTACACAAAAAGGAGATGGCTAAAGCTGTCACCTCCTGGGTAAGGTGTCTAAGCTGGGCGCGTCATATTGGAGGAGGCCGCAgcgcagacccaggacacaccaATGGCTGGATGTTTCCCCGGATAACCTCGAGGAGGTGATGAGAAGGAGGTCTGGGCTCCcctgctgctgcccccgcgaccagACTTCAATAAACGGAAAAAATGGCTGCaaaatttgttgttttcttatttttagatTTGAACTTTTATTGAAGTCGTTGTCATGAATTTTCAAACAGTGTGCATCGTTCATGATGCAGTGCCACACTGTTCAgttacagttttagtttttcAGATGTTCATTTGTCCTATTTTAATAATTCGTGAACATGTTTCCATAACATATTTAACATTGGTTTATCGGAAGGGTTTTTCCTCTTTGGTGTCTATTTTGAGTATAACGTGTTGATGATGAATGACAAGAGGTGGCGCCCATCTAAACAGCACTGAAGAATCGGATTAATGGTTTGAAATgcctttttattagtttttgacattttccaCTAAACTGTTCTCAAATGTAACATATTATCTTAGTATTTCTGACTTGTCAGTTATTCTAGTATTAGAGTGTTGTCTCACTTGCTTAgttgagaaacaaaaaaaccccccaaagaatgaggtttttcacagcactgcagcTTCCAAACACGGCCGACTGAACACCGTTAAAACTTTTTTCCAAACATCCCACCAGATTATTTTGTTATAGCCGATATTATACAACAAAGctgcacaaacagaaaaaaggggATTGAGGCCACTGTAGGGATCAACATAAAAACAGTTACCACGTGAGAGGAAAGATCACAGTATTTTCACAGCCGTGTATAGTTCTCTTGGTGTGAATATCACACATATTTAAGTATTTAACAGTTGGAACGGGCAGGTATGGCTCATTAGGAGAATACGGTGATTAACAACTGGTAAGCTACTTAACAGCAAACAAGGACCATGTGTCTTACATAATTAGGAGCAATGAACCAAACTATATTTACTCTCACTGCAGAATCCTGTTAAAGCCTTAGCAAAGTAAAATATCCATGAGAGTGTTTTCATAACTTGTGACATCTCTATGCTGCAGGAGATATTCCAAGGCTAGTTTTATGTCAGGAACACTGTGTACCTTCTTGAGCTGGCCCTCCATGCCAGGCATCAACATGATACAGGCAACAGCCACTCCCAGAAGCAGGAAGAAGGCATAGATGAGGCGAGTCACTGTGGAATTATTTCCACTGGGGCAGCATCGACATAGCAGACAGGGGGCGCTGCCACAGAGACACGGGATCTACATACACACATGGGAACAAGTCGAGTATTAGAGTTAAGCACAGATATTTCAAAGCTCATTGGTTAACAGGAATAACGGTAATCATTTAGTTCCTAGAAGCACCTCGTGTCTGTAAGTGTATCTGTCCGTTTCACATGACACGAACCTGCTGCGTGCAGCGGATACCGCACTGTGTTTACAAGGTTGAGCTAACGTCACACCCCGGTGTTTTCATTTCACGGACAGTGTGTTTACGAGCCATCACTGTAACATGAACATCAACAGGCCTGCTGGATGGGAGGTAGTACGGCGATGGTTCGCATAATCGGCTCCGTCTAACTAAAAGCGCAGTAACACGCTCACAGTAACTGAATCACTAAAGTGTGTTATGAGCCAAACGGTGATGTTAGTATGTCTGCGCCACAGACGCTCATCGTGTTGGCCTGACATTTTCCTCCTGCGCAGTCACTGCAACATTTGTTAAATCGAGGCAGCTAAAACGTCCTGTCGCTGTTAAAACTGTTCTCACAGTCAAATGAAGAATGATACTGACCCAGCTTGCCATCGAGCACAAACCCAAAACAGCTCCCATGATcgctgttgttgttcttttgttgtcCAACAGCAGACCGCTCCAAGAGCTCGGTTGACAATTTAAGAGAAGATGGCTGACGCCCGGACACTGGCTTCTTTTGCGTCATAAGGCGACAGTGTCGGTGCCGTTCACCGCTTGGCTGCCCCCTACAGGACAGTTATAGAAAACAATCCAAATCAAAACGGAACTctagaaaaaggaagaaaaatacgCAGAAATAGTCTGATAGCCCATTTCTTACAAAGAACTGTACGTGGAAAGTATTGGCTAGGCCTAATTACTTTAATCCCTcaatcaaagaaaatattttctatCATTAAACAGTTGGCTACCAATATTAAATCATGCTTTTACCTTGCAACAGACTGACCGGGATTCATGGAAAACAGACATATTTAAGTCTGAGCTTAGACATTTTTACTCTGAACTTGTTACAGAAGACAGCTTTAGTCTTTTCTTAGGCCTCTTTAAAGCATTTCCTCAGTATATGAGTTTATGGCTTGATGTGTTCCTTATAGCAAATTTGTCAAAGCCCCAGTGGTTGTCAACGTTTTTACATCATTCACTACATGCAGGAGGAAAGATTTTCACgccacagacaaaaacaaaacaaagacagaaaagccTAGCTGCAACTTTGTTCTGATAATAAGCACATTCACAATGAAttcttcattcatttttcttttaaacaaacaatagaatagaataaacatttattaTCCCACGAATTAGAAATTTGGGTGTCACACAGCTCTTATAGCAAGAGGAATATAGACACAAAGTAGTCCTATATACACAGCAACCGAAATTCGTATGCACAGATATACATACAGAGATATGTACATAAGTGTGGGGGGTGTATAAATGCTCCTGGTGAAATATACAGTGTACAAACAAGCTGCTAATGAGTAGCAGCAATTAAAAACATATGATATGTCAATTAAACTGGTGATGAGTGAGATAACCATGTAATAGAGGCTGCTGTAGAGGCTGCTCAGTACAGTCTCATACAGGGGGTGGCAGGTGTTGTCCATGATGGATGTTAGCTTAGACAACATTCTCTCCTCGCCAACCTGCTTGATGGACTTCAGTGGACAGTCCAGGACAGAGCTGGCCCTcttgatcagtttattaagtttcCCCCTGTCCCTCTCTGCCATTCCACCACTCCAGCAGACCACagcataaaagatagcagacaCCACCACAGTGTCGTAGAAGAACGCCTTTAAAAGAGTCCTGTTCACCCCAAAGTATCTCAGCCACCATAGCAGGTGAAGACGACTTAGACCTTTTTTGTAAAGGGGATTTGTATTTGCGGACCAATCCAGTTTGTTACtgaggtgaacacccaggtatTTGTACTCCTCCACCATTTCAATGTCCAAACCCTGGATGTTCACTGATGTAGGGGGGGACTTCTTGCTGAAGTCAATCACCAGCTCTTTCGTCTTGCTGGAATTGATATGAAGATGGTTCTGTTCACACCAGCTGACAAAGTCATTGATGATGACCCCCCTGTATTCCAGTTCGTTTCCCTCTGACGCCTAGTCCACAATGGCGGTGTCGTCTGAGAACTTCTGGAGATGGCAAGTGTCTGTGTTATAACTGAAGTCTGCAGTGTACAGGTTGAAGAGGAAAGGGGCAAGTACTGTTCCTTGTGGGGCCCCCCGTGCTACAGACTACCACCTCAGACTACAACAACTTTCATTTCAAACAACTTTGCAACTTTTGTCACTAGACTGTGTCATTAGTCTGCaccacttcttcaaaaaagcagCAAGTTACACAGAATGTGAACTTTGccagaaatgcaaaaataaagttCAGTCTTAGTcttatgaaaaaagaaatccagaaaCTCATGAACAgagatgaaaaaatatataatttagtGAGAGTTTAATACTTGTCACTCGTAGTGGCTGCACTGAGCCTGTGGTTGCAGGCTTGATACCGCCATTGTCAAGTCATGTTCAATGTTCAACCTagatctatactttgttttcagTGAGGCTCACTCCATCTCACAGAGGTAGGACGTGCCAAATGGAAGCAGAATGCCCACAGCTTTCTATCCATGAGTGGATGCTCCCTCTCCACACCAGCCAGACTCACTCGGGGTGGGTTTCGATGATAGATTTTCTGAGTAAAATCGATTTTAGTTTGAATAACGCGATATCGTTCATTAAATCCTgagttcatttttaaatataaatgtattttgccagaaacgccagaatctcaggttagagcttttattttttttcctgctgacgGTAATCTCcaattttctttgaaagaagtcAAGTGTCTTATGGATGTCATTGGGGTGTAATGTCTCTGAGTGTCTTATTAATTTGTTGGGCATCATACTGTCAACTGCCAGAGTTCtcaaacataaaatacacaccGGTCTCTTTTCATCTCCTATCACATTCACCGTGAAACCAAGAGCAAGATACACTTCATCGTATTTCCTTTTTGCCTTATTATCAGCATTTGCCTCGTTTGTCTCAGATGCAACGCATGTTTCTCGTCAGATATCTCTCCATTTTAACGACCATCCAAACCTGTGGCTGCAGCAGATGCGCATATTATTATCGCAACTGCGGTGAATTTCTTTGTTCCACTGTGAAAGTGATTCCGATGCCCTTTTTGACCTTACAGGTCGGAGCCGTTTCAGTTGTAGGTGTTATTATTGCAGGAAAGGAAATCTCTATCAGCTCGGTGGCAGATGACTGATAGAGATTTCATCCTATTATTCATAAAAGCCAAAATCTTCTAActggttacaaaaaaaaaagattgtccCTTAGGTCAAATCTGTTTCACCTCTCACTAAAGTGTGAATGCTAACATTGGATCACTCTTACAACAGAAGGTGATCTCAGTTCCTTCAACAGTATTTCAACAGCATGACTTTAACATCATTCTGAAGGAGGCTGGAGACAATAAGCTGAATGGACCGTGCTCAACACCTCCATTGCTGAGGCTGTTGCAAGGCACTGTGGTTGTAAGATGGTACCTGACTTGGCGATAATCCATGCACTggatggtggacaccagaggtgaagggttCCCTATCAAGAATCTCATACCCAGATTCTGCTTCCTCTACAGAAGATGTCattgggattaaggaggtcctggAAATTTTCCTTCCAGTcaattttctttccaagctccttagattagtGATGGCAAAATGAAGCTTTGTGAATCACTGAAGCTGGTCTTGAAAAAGGGTTtgttactcgaagcttttcgaCACCGTCCTCGCTGGTGGCATCTGGTGGCCAAAAGTATGAAGAGCAGTGCAGCTTGAATCTACAAGTTGAACTACTTCATTATGATTGCCCACTGTACAGAGCTGAGTTGACAGCTTCTGTTTAGCATCATGTGACTGTGGcgtgggtgtggtctctggccggctgcagaggagggatgaCGCAGTGAGCTCCCGGGGCGGCGCAGGGGCGGGGTGAACAGGTGTGCTGGGAAGTGAAGGTGATTGTCACTCTTTATATGTTCGCAGTGACAGTCAGAGGCGGAAGAGTGGACGTGACAGCAGAGAGCGGGAGTGACTGTGTTCCAGTGAACCTGAAACCACAGTATTAATGAAGGTATTGCTGTCCCCACACCCGTGTCCTGTGGATGCTTTACAGGACAAACGTTACAGTGACAAAACAGTGTGATATCGAAATCTATCACTTCTAGGCTTGAACATAAAAGCCTTGCTTCATCTGgtgtggtgtggaggatatTTTTTGGCACGTACCAACTGAGTATCATTTAAATGTCACagcctgagtattgttgctgaacaTGTCCCTCCTTTTATGATTGCAGTGTATCCATTTCAAAAGACTGCCTCCAGCTGGATAACACGCAATGTCACAAAACcttaaatcatctcaaactagtttcttgaacatgacattgagttcactgtactcaagtgAGCTCTACAGTCATCAGTAGTGATGGTGACTATAGAGGCCAGTAGTGTATGAAGCAGAAAACAGTGACTCCCCGTATCACTGCGTGTATCGCTTTAAGAAAAACCATGAGACTGGTGCAGCTGCTGTGTCATACTGCAGTGAGGTGCCAAATTGTATAGGAATTGTGTAGAAAGCACAACTAAGATGATAGGAGACAGCCTTTAGTGCTTACTTTTTAGCTTGTTGTGGAAGAACTCCGAAGCAACTACTAATGCCATCACCCAAGTCCAGCAATATCTCTCAGAGAGCAACATATCCAGAACACAGGATCCTCTAGTATACTGGGAGTATCAGAAACATTTACCTGTACCTCTACAGATTTGCTTTAAATTTTGATGTTACTAAAACCTCTCATTCTGTAGAAAAATTTGTAAACCATGCCTTCTGCCCTCAgatacaaatacacaaacactccCACTGTCACAAGCACTTCTATTTCCTGTGTTCCCACTTATACTTGCTTACAAAAAAGATCAGTAAATTTAGCATTTGACAGACTATTAGTCAATCATATGTAGTTCTCATCTAATTAATGTGAATATATACACTTCTATTTCATCATCTGCTGGTTATGTAAAGACCATTCATCACTCATTTAGTCCAGATGTTGTAGTTTAGTCTCTAAGCTTTATCCAGGTTGCCTGCAATGAATATTTAATCCAGCAGATGGTGCTATTGAACACCTACActctttcagaatcagaatagtTGTTATTGTAGCAAAgaaacactgaagaaaacttAGGTGCAATTCTCAGCACAACAGAAGCATGGTATTAGCATGGTATCTTCACTAGCCAAGCAGTATGCATTTCCCAGATCAGGTCCTCCCTGACCTTAACTCCCAAAAAGCAGAAGTCTGAGAGCCTCTCAACAGAAAACCGCTTGACAGTCAATGCCAGGATATAATTGATTTCTTCCTGAAA from Maylandia zebra isolate NMK-2024a linkage group LG15, Mzebra_GT3a, whole genome shotgun sequence includes the following:
- the serinc1 gene encoding serine incorporator 1 — protein: MGAVLGLCSMASWIPCLCGSAPCLLCRCCPSGNNSTVTRLIYAFFLLLGVAVACIMLMPGMEGQLKKIPGFCEGGRGSSIPGVEGHVNCDVLVGYKAVYRVCFGMAMFFLLFSLLMIKVKSSKDPRAALHNGFWFFKFAAAVAITVGSFFISEGPFTTVWFYIGMAGAFCFILIQLVLLIDFAHSWNESWVEKMEEGNSRCWYAALLSVTTVSYLLSLVSLVMFYVYYTHSDGCTENKVFISINMLLCIAASVMSILPQIQESQPRSGLLQSSLVTLYTMYLTWSAMTNEPDRKCNPSLLGIIGLNTTSPGSQNHVVQWWDAQGIVGLILFLMCVLYSSIRNSSNAQVNKLTLTSDESALIEDGPQTDSFEEGNGPNRAVDNEKDGVTYSYSFFHFMLFLASLYIMMTLTNWYSPDSKYEAITSKWPSVWVKISSSWICIALYVWTLVAPLVLVNRDFD